One cyanobiont of Ornithocercus magnificus DNA segment encodes these proteins:
- a CDS encoding cobaltochelatase subunit CobN yields MHRIATLPGSGPPDSGDLVEQPPAKALFLTSALSDISSLAATLRIPAIHQLWRNGIRALPLSALSHPAQVDHYLSTTAQYADVVIIRLLGGRSHWNYGLEQVRRWQEDVSSRVLVVLAGTPDQDKELHDLGSIDPGLAGRLAELLRIGGTNNLVKFLEVVSQLQSGARPLAAKITPQPMADPQPWDWQQEPGPRVGVILYRALYQSGDTEAAKALLAALRRSGIAPRTLWVSSLRDTAVQNRVLRFLQRESVDAVITATSFASVQFEDAGMGSPLWDMLGVPVLQLLSSGRSYEQWRCSSQGIDPLDLCLQVVLPELDGRVTTRVGSFRSIERADASLATAVHRLRPDATGLNWIASHAAAWCDLRHTPPELRRLALILANYPVRDGRIANGVGLDTPASIVSILHWLKTAGYQLGSLAIPQSGDALMHKLLEGRTNDLESRSRPPLDYLSIGDYLNWWRTLSPQVRTPIQSRWGNPEQAIDLEDKGFPIHGLRFGHIVILIQPSRGYDPDAINDLHSPDLPPPHRYLAQYLWLRCHHKMQLMVHVGKHGSAEWLPGKSVGLSEICAPSLALGAIPHLYPFIVNDPGEGSQAKRRGHAVILDHLTPPLARADLYGGLQKLEDLLEEYLQVQQLGAERKPILEQKLQQLLKVLNWPGSSEICEGTQGWQSRLHSCLETADAYLCELREAQIRTGLHCLGNSPDPQHMLDLLLSLARCPQAGEAGLTQAMATALDLELDPWSDEEGNILTVPDQQCLREIGIKQPRCIGHGVAWLEEQALKLVNSWLDYPISLGSPHVVWSSHPLPDCQRKRVLQELWPRLVACGNAEREAFLAGVAGQRLRAGPSGAPTRGRPEVLPTGRNFYSVDLRGLPTESAWDLGRRSASQLLELHLQEEGEHLLHLALSVWGTATMRNGGEDIAQLLALLGVWPVWDGPSRRIVDLELIPLSSLGRPRVDVVLRISGLFRDAFPQLVSWVHRAQAMVAALDEPAEMNPLAALQREVGHQNRIYGSAPGAYGAGLQTLIDGGNWNERHELGEAFLAWSAWSYDENVLGQHDPNGLRQNLRRVQAVLHNQDNREHDLLDSDDYYQFHGGLSAAVESSGGNRPRLWFADHSRMQRLRLHSLEKEIDKVVRSRLLNPRWINGMREHGYKGGFELSASLDYLFAYDAATDRVPDWCYGALFDAWLADCSTRDFLERRNPWALRDMAERLLEASNRGLWQGADTIQLEALQNLILSSEARIEQGGFSC; encoded by the coding sequence ATGCACCGAATTGCCACCCTACCAGGCTCTGGTCCACCAGATAGTGGAGACCTCGTCGAGCAACCACCAGCTAAGGCGCTGTTCTTAACCAGTGCTCTCTCTGATATCAGTAGCCTAGCTGCAACACTTCGCATCCCAGCAATTCATCAACTGTGGCGCAACGGGATACGAGCACTGCCGCTGTCTGCCCTGAGTCATCCCGCCCAAGTTGATCATTACCTTTCTACAACGGCCCAGTACGCCGACGTTGTGATCATAAGGCTCCTAGGCGGACGTAGCCACTGGAATTATGGCCTTGAACAGGTGCGCCGTTGGCAAGAAGATGTTAGTAGTCGTGTGCTTGTTGTCTTGGCAGGAACCCCTGACCAAGATAAAGAGCTACATGACCTGGGCAGCATTGATCCTGGGCTCGCTGGGCGTCTAGCTGAGCTTTTGCGTATTGGTGGTACCAATAACCTCGTAAAGTTTCTCGAAGTAGTTAGCCAACTGCAAAGTGGAGCCAGACCACTAGCTGCCAAAATTACCCCACAGCCAATGGCAGATCCACAACCATGGGACTGGCAGCAAGAGCCTGGACCACGCGTTGGTGTTATTCTTTATCGTGCTTTGTACCAATCAGGTGATACAGAAGCAGCAAAAGCACTTCTAGCAGCACTGCGTCGTTCTGGCATCGCACCAAGGACACTGTGGGTAAGTAGCCTTCGCGACACCGCTGTTCAAAATAGGGTCTTAAGATTTCTACAGCGTGAGTCTGTAGACGCAGTAATCACCGCCACATCATTTGCCTCAGTTCAGTTTGAGGATGCAGGCATGGGCTCCCCTCTTTGGGATATGCTCGGTGTGCCGGTCCTACAACTTCTGAGCAGCGGACGCAGCTATGAGCAGTGGCGATGTAGTAGCCAAGGCATTGACCCTCTTGACCTTTGCTTGCAGGTTGTACTGCCAGAGCTTGACGGTCGTGTTACTACGCGGGTTGGCAGCTTTCGGAGTATTGAACGCGCCGATGCAAGCTTAGCCACGGCGGTCCATCGACTTAGGCCAGATGCCACAGGCCTAAACTGGATTGCGAGCCATGCTGCTGCCTGGTGTGATCTGCGTCACACACCTCCAGAGTTGCGTCGATTAGCCCTAATCTTGGCTAATTATCCTGTGCGAGATGGACGCATTGCCAATGGCGTTGGTCTTGATACACCGGCCAGTATTGTATCTATCCTGCATTGGTTAAAGACAGCTGGTTACCAGCTTGGTTCCCTAGCTATACCACAGAGTGGTGATGCCCTAATGCACAAGCTTCTGGAGGGTCGAACTAATGATCTTGAGAGTCGTAGTAGACCTCCTCTAGACTACCTAAGTATCGGAGACTACCTAAACTGGTGGCGGACGCTTTCTCCACAAGTACGTACACCTATCCAGTCACGCTGGGGCAATCCTGAACAAGCTATCGATCTCGAGGACAAAGGATTCCCTATCCATGGCCTGCGCTTTGGCCATATAGTGATCCTAATCCAGCCTTCTCGTGGCTACGACCCGGATGCGATCAACGATCTGCATTCACCTGACCTACCACCGCCACATCGCTATCTGGCCCAGTACTTGTGGCTGCGCTGTCACCATAAAATGCAACTAATGGTGCATGTGGGCAAACACGGCAGTGCCGAATGGTTACCCGGCAAGTCAGTTGGACTAAGCGAGATTTGTGCTCCTAGTCTTGCCCTTGGAGCTATCCCACACCTTTATCCCTTTATCGTTAATGATCCCGGGGAAGGATCCCAAGCTAAGCGACGTGGTCATGCGGTAATATTAGATCATTTGACCCCACCATTAGCCCGTGCTGATCTATATGGTGGCTTGCAGAAGCTTGAAGATTTGCTAGAGGAATATCTTCAGGTTCAGCAGCTAGGAGCTGAGAGAAAACCAATTCTTGAGCAAAAGCTACAGCAGTTACTAAAAGTACTAAACTGGCCAGGGAGCTCTGAGATTTGCGAGGGCACACAAGGATGGCAGAGTCGTTTGCACTCCTGTCTCGAGACTGCTGACGCGTATCTTTGTGAGCTGAGAGAGGCCCAGATTCGTACTGGCCTTCACTGTCTGGGAAATTCCCCAGACCCACAACATATGCTGGATTTGCTCCTTTCTCTAGCTCGCTGTCCACAGGCTGGCGAAGCTGGCCTTACACAGGCTATGGCGACTGCCTTGGATCTAGAGTTAGATCCCTGGAGTGATGAAGAGGGAAATATCCTGACGGTGCCTGATCAACAATGTCTGCGCGAAATTGGCATCAAGCAACCGCGCTGCATTGGCCATGGAGTGGCCTGGCTTGAGGAACAAGCACTCAAGTTGGTAAATAGCTGGTTGGATTATCCCATCAGTCTCGGGTCTCCGCATGTGGTCTGGTCGTCACATCCACTACCTGACTGTCAGCGCAAGCGCGTGCTACAGGAGCTATGGCCACGCTTGGTGGCCTGCGGTAATGCCGAACGAGAAGCATTCCTGGCAGGCGTTGCAGGCCAACGTCTCAGAGCTGGCCCGTCGGGTGCACCAACTAGAGGGCGGCCAGAGGTTCTTCCAACAGGCCGTAATTTCTACTCTGTAGATCTGCGTGGATTACCAACAGAGTCTGCCTGGGATCTTGGTAGACGCAGTGCTAGTCAGCTACTTGAATTACACCTTCAAGAGGAAGGAGAGCACCTGCTTCATCTAGCTCTTTCCGTATGGGGAACAGCTACGATGCGTAATGGCGGGGAGGACATTGCACAACTACTCGCTTTGTTGGGCGTATGGCCAGTTTGGGATGGACCCTCCCGGCGTATCGTTGATCTTGAACTGATTCCTCTATCGTCACTTGGTCGTCCACGTGTTGATGTAGTGCTCCGCATTTCCGGTCTCTTCCGAGATGCATTCCCTCAACTAGTTTCTTGGGTACACCGTGCACAAGCCATGGTAGCTGCTCTTGACGAGCCTGCGGAGATGAATCCATTAGCGGCGCTGCAGCGCGAGGTAGGCCACCAAAATCGAATCTATGGTTCAGCACCTGGGGCTTACGGCGCTGGTTTGCAAACATTGATCGACGGTGGCAACTGGAATGAGCGTCACGAACTCGGTGAAGCCTTTTTGGCCTGGAGTGCGTGGAGCTATGACGAAAATGTATTGGGACAACATGATCCCAACGGCTTGCGGCAGAATCTACGACGAGTTCAAGCCGTCTTACACAATCAGGATAACCGCGAGCACGATCTGCTCGACTCAGACGACTACTACCAGTTTCATGGTGGGCTCTCGGCTGCTGTGGAAAGTAGTGGTGGTAACCGACCGCGTCTCTGGTTTGCGGATCACTCACGGATGCAAAGATTACGGCTACACAGCCTTGAAAAAGAGATTGATAAGGTAGTGCGCAGTCGGCTACTCAATCCTCGCTGGATCAATGGTATGCGCGAACATGGCTATAAGGGCGGCTTCGAGTTATCTGCAAGCCTGGATTATCTATTTGCCTATGATGCAGCAACTGATCGAGTTCCTGACTGGTGCTACGGAGCGCTCTTTGATGCTTGGCTAGCTGACTGCAGCACTCGAGACTTTCTTGAGAGACGGAATCCATGGGCACTTCGCGATATGGCAGAGCGACTCCTCGAAGCATCAAACAGAGGTCTCTGGCAAGGAGCGGATACCATCCAGCTGGAGGCACTCCAGAATCTCATTCTCAGCTCAGAAGCCAGAATTGAGCAGGGGGGCTTTAGTTGTTGA
- a CDS encoding pantetheine-phosphate adenylyltransferase, whose amino-acid sequence MRALYPGSFDPLTLGHLDLIERGCTLFEEIIIAVLANPEKQAAFSLECRLDQIRRATRHLSGIEVISFNGLTVECAQQCGASLILRGLRAMTDFEYELQIAHTNRSLAPDLETLFLATSAHYSFLSSSMVKEVARFGGKISHMVPQAVAGDLLRLFS is encoded by the coding sequence ATGCGGGCCCTTTACCCTGGAAGCTTCGACCCTTTAACTCTAGGGCACCTCGATCTAATCGAACGTGGCTGTACTCTCTTTGAGGAAATAATAATAGCTGTGCTAGCCAATCCTGAAAAACAAGCGGCATTTTCACTAGAGTGCCGCCTAGATCAAATCCGCCGTGCAACACGACACCTGAGCGGTATTGAGGTGATTAGTTTCAATGGATTAACTGTCGAATGTGCACAACAGTGTGGAGCTAGCCTGATCCTGCGCGGCCTACGTGCAATGACTGACTTTGAATACGAATTGCAAATTGCCCACACGAACCGTTCATTAGCACCAGATCTTGAGACTCTTTTTTTAGCCACTTCTGCGCACTACAGCTTTCTAAGCAGCTCTATGGTGAAAGAGGTAGCACGCTTTGGTGGTAAGATTTCGCACATGGTTCCACAAGCGGTAGCAGGAGATCTGCTTAGGCTCTTTAGTTAG
- a CDS encoding flavin reductase, which produces MALDIAAKKLLLRKISHGLFICGVREGEDVNGFTASWVTQGSFEPPLVVIAVRSDASSHSVIMRTERFSVNMLRSDQKDLAAVFFRPQKAMGGRFEAAPFRYGPLGLPLLTDAIGGVECKLVGQVSYGDHTIFVGEVRSAEVVQDGEPLLLSATGWSYGG; this is translated from the coding sequence ATGGCACTCGACATAGCTGCTAAGAAGTTGCTCTTGCGAAAGATTTCTCACGGTTTGTTCATTTGCGGTGTGCGTGAGGGTGAGGATGTAAATGGGTTCACGGCTAGCTGGGTTACTCAGGGTTCTTTCGAGCCACCGTTGGTGGTTATAGCTGTCCGGAGCGATGCAAGCAGTCACAGTGTAATCATGCGGACAGAAAGATTCTCAGTCAATATGCTCCGCTCTGATCAGAAAGACCTTGCTGCTGTGTTTTTCCGTCCACAAAAAGCCATGGGAGGTCGCTTTGAAGCAGCACCATTCCGATATGGTCCTCTAGGTTTGCCACTATTGACCGATGCAATTGGTGGAGTGGAGTGCAAGTTAGTAGGGCAAGTCTCTTATGGCGACCACACAATCTTTGTAGGCGAGGTAAGATCTGCAGAAGTTGTTCAGGACGGCGAGCCACTGCTTTTGTCGGCAACAGGTTGGTCGTACGGCGGCTAA
- a CDS encoding protoporphyrinogen oxidase HemJ encodes MMLSSDAYLWFKTLHIVGVVVWFAGLFYLVRLFIYHIDVEELDPELREPFHRQYELMERRLANIITTPGMVLTISMAVGLLISQPDWIRQGWMHVKLCIVAGIVLYHGFCYRLMGQLGTGTCHWTSRQLRVLNELPTLALVLVVMLVVFKSQFPTSAATWLIVGLTIFIAASIQFYARWRRLRHEAESTEAVHGI; translated from the coding sequence ATGATGCTTTCTTCAGATGCCTATCTCTGGTTCAAAACGCTCCATATTGTGGGAGTTGTGGTCTGGTTCGCCGGGCTGTTTTACTTAGTACGCCTCTTCATCTACCACATTGATGTAGAGGAGCTTGATCCTGAGCTGAGAGAGCCTTTCCACCGTCAGTACGAGCTAATGGAGCGCCGCTTGGCCAACATTATTACTACTCCTGGCATGGTTCTTACCATCTCTATGGCAGTGGGGCTACTAATCAGCCAGCCGGACTGGATTAGGCAAGGATGGATGCATGTCAAGCTGTGTATTGTAGCTGGAATTGTCCTCTACCATGGTTTTTGTTATAGGTTGATGGGACAATTAGGTACGGGGACATGCCATTGGACTAGTCGACAGCTGCGTGTGCTCAACGAGTTGCCGACACTGGCACTAGTGTTAGTGGTTATGCTAGTGGTATTCAAGTCTCAGTTCCCCACTAGCGCAGCAACCTGGTTAATTGTTGGGCTGACAATATTTATTGCTGCCAGTATTCAGTTCTACGCGCGTTGGCGTCGACTTAGGCACGAGGCTGAGTCAACTGAGGCTGTTCATGGCATCTGA
- a CDS encoding excinuclease ABC subunit UvrC, with the protein MRGRNELILQPERLRHRLREIPQEAGCYLMHDNENRLLYVGKSKNLRSRIRSYFHSQHDLNLRIRLMVRQICEIEFIVTDSEAEALVLESNLIKTHQPHFNILLKDDKRYPYLCITWSEPYPRIFITRQRRLRNQLDRLYGPYVDVGLLRRTLSLIKHVFPLRQRPRPIYPDRTCLNYAIGRCPGVCQEKISSEEYHHTLRRAAMVFQGRGNELQILLRNQMERCAERLDFEAAARVRDQLQGLKCLAAEQKVSLPDSSISRDIIALAHSVHTAAIQLFQVRAGNLVGRLGFTADVKCLERNTILQRVIEEHYSKVDAVEIPAEVVVQYQLPDQEILAEWLSQKRGGRVQIICPQRRQKANLIELVARNAEFELLHIQQDHRQRALANEGLARLLGLLSPPHRIEGYDVSHIQGSDVVGSQVVFIDGLPAKQYYRKYKILSSSISPGHSDDFMAMAEIIRRRFRHWAHIKAEDGDIQRLRSCCNNYLRDNNLDDWPDLVMIDGGKGQLLAVMEALRELNLHEDLVVCALAKKREEVFLPGSNMPLKTEPDQPAISLLRRLRNEAHRFAINFHRQQRRQRMRHSNLNEIPGIGPKRVRDLLAHFHSVDAVQLASIDQLTNVSGLGKSLARQIYSYFHPNDRDCKQDVT; encoded by the coding sequence ATGAGGGGTCGCAACGAGCTAATTCTCCAACCCGAGCGCTTACGACACCGACTGCGGGAAATCCCACAGGAGGCTGGATGCTACCTGATGCATGATAATGAGAACCGCCTTCTCTATGTTGGTAAGTCGAAAAATTTGCGCAGTCGTATTCGCAGCTATTTTCACAGTCAGCATGACCTAAATTTGCGAATTCGATTAATGGTGCGGCAGATATGCGAGATCGAGTTTATTGTTACTGATAGCGAGGCAGAAGCTCTTGTTCTAGAATCAAACCTGATAAAAACACATCAACCACACTTCAACATACTGCTAAAAGATGATAAGAGGTATCCCTATCTATGCATAACGTGGAGCGAGCCCTATCCACGCATTTTCATCACACGTCAGCGCCGCCTCCGCAATCAGCTTGACCGCCTTTACGGGCCCTACGTTGATGTAGGACTACTGCGCCGTACACTTTCTCTCATAAAGCATGTCTTTCCACTACGTCAGCGTCCTAGGCCTATTTATCCAGACCGTACATGTCTAAATTATGCAATTGGCCGCTGTCCTGGCGTGTGCCAGGAAAAGATTAGCTCCGAAGAGTACCACCATACTCTTCGGAGAGCTGCAATGGTGTTTCAAGGCCGTGGCAATGAGTTGCAGATATTACTGAGGAATCAGATGGAGCGTTGTGCTGAAAGGTTAGATTTTGAAGCTGCAGCTCGTGTGCGTGATCAGCTGCAAGGACTCAAGTGCCTAGCTGCTGAACAGAAGGTGAGCTTACCAGACTCCAGCATAAGCCGTGATATAATTGCTCTTGCACATAGTGTGCATACTGCTGCAATACAACTCTTTCAGGTGCGTGCCGGGAACTTAGTTGGACGCCTCGGGTTTACTGCCGATGTCAAATGTCTAGAGCGCAATACAATACTGCAACGAGTGATTGAAGAACACTACAGCAAAGTTGATGCAGTTGAGATCCCTGCCGAGGTAGTTGTTCAGTATCAGCTTCCAGATCAGGAAATTCTGGCAGAATGGCTTAGCCAAAAACGAGGGGGTCGCGTTCAAATCATCTGCCCACAACGACGGCAAAAGGCTAATCTGATCGAACTAGTTGCACGGAATGCCGAATTCGAGCTACTACACATTCAACAGGATCATAGGCAGCGAGCTTTGGCCAACGAGGGTTTGGCTCGATTACTGGGTCTTCTTAGTCCACCACATCGGATTGAGGGATATGATGTTAGCCATATTCAGGGCAGTGATGTAGTTGGATCTCAGGTTGTGTTTATCGATGGTCTTCCAGCAAAACAGTATTATCGTAAGTACAAGATCTTAAGTAGCAGCATTAGCCCAGGTCACAGCGATGACTTTATGGCAATGGCTGAGATTATACGCCGCCGTTTTCGCCACTGGGCACATATTAAGGCTGAGGATGGTGATATACAGCGATTGCGTAGCTGCTGCAATAACTATCTCAGAGATAATAATCTTGATGACTGGCCTGACCTAGTCATGATTGATGGAGGTAAGGGACAACTCTTGGCTGTGATGGAAGCTCTGCGTGAGCTCAATCTACATGAGGATTTGGTAGTTTGTGCTCTGGCCAAGAAACGTGAGGAGGTATTTCTGCCTGGCAGCAACATGCCGCTCAAGACTGAGCCAGATCAGCCAGCAATCTCCCTACTGCGACGTCTGCGCAATGAGGCCCACCGCTTTGCCATTAACTTCCATCGGCAACAGCGTAGACAACGTATGAGACACTCTAATCTTAATGAAATTCCTGGAATAGGTCCAAAGCGGGTACGTGATCTTCTAGCTCACTTTCACTCAGTTGATGCCGTCCAGCTTGCAAGTATCGACCAACTCACCAATGTCTCAGGGCTAGGAAAGTCTCTCGCGAGGCAAATTTATTCTTACTTTCATCCTAATGACAGAGACTGTAAACAAGACGTGACTTGA
- a CDS encoding branched-chain amino acid transaminase encodes MHQFLPYAWFQGRCVPFEEARISIATHALHYGTGAFGGMRAIPDPINPNCILLFRADRHARRLSQSARLLVSDLSEEIVMRAIIAMLQANRPIASVYLRPFVYTSDVGIAPRLHNIETDFLIYGIELGDYLSPDGVSCRISSWTRQEDRSLPLRGKVSGAYITSSLAKTEAVQSGFDEALLLNSRGKVSEASGMNLFLVRDDVLITPGVDQDILEGITRASVIELAKDMGIRVVERPVDKTELFIAEEVFLTGTAAKITPVRRLETTDLATQRPVMNALREKLNAITEGREPAYEHWVTRIILSET; translated from the coding sequence ATGCATCAGTTCCTCCCCTACGCCTGGTTCCAGGGACGTTGCGTGCCTTTTGAGGAGGCACGCATCTCGATAGCAACCCATGCGCTGCACTATGGAACAGGAGCTTTTGGGGGCATGCGAGCGATTCCTGACCCAATCAACCCCAACTGCATCCTGCTCTTCCGCGCAGATCGTCATGCTCGACGGCTTAGCCAGAGCGCTCGACTCTTGGTCTCCGACTTAAGTGAGGAGATTGTGATGAGGGCCATCATAGCAATGCTACAAGCTAACCGGCCCATAGCTTCAGTCTATCTGAGACCATTTGTCTACACGAGTGATGTAGGCATCGCGCCGCGCTTACATAACATCGAGACAGATTTTCTAATCTATGGTATCGAGTTGGGTGATTACCTCTCTCCGGATGGCGTTAGTTGCAGGATCAGTAGCTGGACACGTCAGGAAGATAGGTCGCTACCTTTGCGAGGAAAAGTTAGTGGTGCCTACATCACAAGCTCACTGGCTAAAACAGAGGCTGTACAGAGTGGCTTTGATGAGGCCTTATTACTCAATAGCCGTGGCAAGGTAAGCGAGGCTAGCGGCATGAATCTTTTCCTTGTGCGTGATGATGTTTTAATTACGCCAGGGGTTGACCAGGACATACTTGAAGGTATTACTCGGGCTAGTGTGATAGAGCTAGCTAAAGACATGGGAATTCGAGTGGTTGAACGTCCAGTTGATAAGACCGAACTTTTCATTGCTGAGGAAGTTTTCCTAACAGGAACAGCAGCAAAGATTACGCCAGTTCGGAGGCTTGAAACCACTGATCTGGCAACTCAGCGCCCAGTAATGAATGCCTTACGTGAAAAGCTCAACGCAATCACCGAAGGGCGCGAGCCAGCATATGAGCATTGGGTCACACGTATCATACTTAGTGAGACCTAG
- a CDS encoding vacuolar-type H+-ATPase subunit H → MSNGPSFSILDQLDQLEEIILEGTRVPFSGGRLVNEQDAVEVLDAVREALPNQVKRADQLLQQREELLQTSRSQAKDIISQAQQQHKQLVSAVSIRQEAERQVAELREQTRQQCEQLLQLTRQQSAQMEQGMQSRLTQLEQQFALRRQQLEQEEIKRYQQLSAKAVEHQQQLVKRYERNRLLAVQELEQLRQDKARLQKEAQLEAERLHQDALQFHQHTQRQCKILAQHSREEANLVQDNAKYYAEQVLGELEKCLKEVSQTILVGRHELDKIQGSRPDIKVPTHKSSLSNKDKPPSLSHVQHNNKRIT, encoded by the coding sequence ATGAGCAATGGGCCTAGTTTCAGTATCTTAGATCAGCTAGATCAGCTAGAAGAAATCATACTTGAGGGAACTCGGGTACCATTCAGCGGTGGTCGTCTAGTTAATGAGCAGGATGCCGTTGAGGTTCTTGACGCAGTGCGAGAGGCACTCCCTAATCAAGTCAAGCGTGCTGATCAGCTGCTTCAGCAGCGTGAGGAGCTACTCCAGACTTCCCGCTCTCAGGCCAAAGATATCATTAGTCAAGCCCAGCAACAGCACAAACAGCTAGTCAGCGCTGTCTCAATTCGTCAGGAAGCTGAGCGTCAAGTGGCTGAGTTACGCGAACAAACCCGTCAGCAGTGTGAGCAGTTGCTCCAGTTAACTCGTCAGCAATCTGCACAAATGGAACAAGGAATGCAGAGTCGTCTCACCCAGCTGGAGCAACAGTTTGCGCTTCGCCGTCAGCAACTCGAGCAAGAAGAGATTAAACGATATCAACAACTTAGTGCTAAAGCAGTAGAGCATCAGCAGCAACTGGTCAAGCGGTATGAGCGCAACCGCTTACTAGCAGTGCAGGAACTTGAGCAACTTCGGCAAGACAAGGCGCGACTACAAAAGGAAGCTCAGCTAGAAGCAGAACGGCTACACCAGGATGCACTCCAATTCCATCAACATACCCAACGGCAGTGCAAGATATTAGCTCAGCACAGTCGCGAGGAAGCTAATTTAGTTCAGGATAATGCTAAGTATTATGCTGAACAGGTACTTGGTGAACTAGAGAAATGCCTTAAAGAGGTATCACAAACTATTTTAGTAGGGCGTCATGAGCTAGACAAAATTCAAGGATCTAGGCCAGATATCAAAGTCCCTACTCATAAGTCTAGTCTCTCTAACAAAGATAAACCTCCATCACTTAGTCATGTACAGCATAATAATAAGCGGATAACTTAG